The stretch of DNA ttcgaaggatcacgacgagaaggattagcatctggggaaggctcacgagaccggggaatggggaaagcaccactagcaataTGATTGGCAagctgaccttgaaggagattaaattgttggtccctcttttctagctgaacttgaaggatatcaaattgttcatctctcttttgttctctagcctTTATCTCTTTAAGCTCTGAtgtcagctttgcgatcttcttctccatagacgagagagtcgacctatcaatttcctcgccttgggcggaagtccctataccttgcaatctaGCCCTGTAGCACCGAAATGATATCTCTGGAAGGCCAtatgctatcccctttttaggaccaccgacaacatccaaccatatcctctgcgcttcttcgtctgaaaggggtggtcgctcgccttgctcattcggtggcaagctctgagtgtactccttCACATTAATAttgtagcgaccctttatttagaagatagaaaattattaattatataatattataaatattaatttcaagttatagtagttatgaaacttacatatgcaATCTCCGaccggtcctcgacccatctagtaagatctgtcggtgccttcttcttccaGATGTGattctccatgaagaactcatcgtGAGTCATCTTACTCCCATATGTTTTTTCctataaatataataaaacatgttaactaaattaaaatatataaatatagttcgataaaaatagaattaaatattttaaggaattaccagtagTCTCCTCGCAGTCTCCATGCTCCTTGCGCCCACACAATGCAAagagccacccttctcagatgctcgggcCTTCTTTCCCTGTTTACTCTTCTTCTCGAACTTCTCAGTGGTCCACTGCCTCAGCAGATCCTCCCATATGTGCGGTAGAACCCTTGAAGACTTCTTTCTCTTCTTCCGAGCAGAATAGAAGGAATCGGATAGTCTCTTACggcatttgaactcaaaatttgaGAGAATGGCATTGTTATGTTGGTCCTCCGAGGCACATTTAGTCTGCAAATAAAGTGTGTAATGTTAGatgaaaatattgttaatataatacttaaatagataagaattatATTAAAATCTTAAATTGGTCGAAAATTTGTTGCACAAGCTCCGTTGGAAAGTTACTCCAAGTCGCATAGGGCGCATCATACAACCAGCCAAGAGCTTCAGTGATTATCTTTATAGTCTGATTATTAGGTATGAAcctgcaacatagcaattacattaaataaacaagactagttattataattcagcaaaaataaagaagtaataaataaatcttacccattgccctcaggcctgatgatcatcctatgataacgatcataccgCACTTCCTCTGGATCATCTTCCTACAATGAATTTGAAGCGTGCACAGAAGGGGAGGCATCTGGCTCAGTGCTACTATCCTGAAGGCGAAGTCTAGAAATGCTAGGAGGCGAACTCCGTGGAGAGGTAGACGATGTCactgatgaagatggttgcgatccacaCCCCTGCAGCAATCTAGACCCCTGCTATGATCCAGACCCCTACTTCGATCCGGCTagctgaaatctagatggatgcgatccaGCTGGTGATGAAGCAAATGGAGCAGATGGCGGGCGTATCACCATATGACTCTGTGACTGATGACTCGATAGACCCATGTAACTATATGCAGGATCATGTGGAGGAAGCGGGGTATAGCCATGTGGCGGAGAATGGTAAGAATACTGCTGGGAGGGCGAATGGTAGGTAGTCTAATGAGTATATGGATGTGGTGGAATAGATGTGTGCCTAGAATATTACTGCCGACCATCAGCGGCGGAGGGATAcaagtgtggagtggaaggaagcgagggtgtagcaccatcatcatgatcaataggcctcttatccttcctagacctacctcgacTTCTACCGGTcatctgcataaattaaagaaaatgttagaattgagaatgtaaatctatataagttgagagcgcTTGAAAAAACTAACATGCTAGTCGTCTTCGAAGTCTTCCTCGTCCGAATATTCTTCatcttcacttatttcattttcattaggtgattcttcatcctcattttctatgattgttattcCCTCTATAAcaacttcttctaatatgcgttgaggatgctccaagtcattttctaactgatcatccaccatttggttaacacttgagTTATCGTTTTGGTAAGAAACATCTAGCACATTCTCAACCTCCACCCTACCAACaggcttagttttgattacaaccaaccaatcagccttatccctccGTAATGGATATGGAgtataatacacttgcctaactttttctgcaattataaaaggatcatagcgatcatactccctctttttattaacctcaattatgttgtactgcGAGTGTACATTTGTACCTCCTCTAGGTGTTgagtcaaaccacttgcatcgaaaaagtatgatcttcttatGGCCAACCTGAATATGACAATTCTACAATCTCTTtgatcacaccataataatcattttTTCCATCTTGGTTGCCTTCACCACCTTTGACACACACCCCgctgttattatttttttttatacttggagcattcctcggtgtgaaatttataaccacacaaaatacttagacatagttgtaaccgtaggtacaggtccccaagatatatctttcaaaaattgattaacaCCGTTATTTGTATTATTGACCTACATGTAGTGTTAAATAAATCACAAGTGAGCAAGCATATTCACAAGTGACCAagtatatatattcacatgtgagaaatatgtaagatgcacttacacactctttaaaccatgcctcaaatgtagaatatacaacaccatggccaaattgactcacgaagtcactaaggcgacacattgaaaattatttgttagttgcatcaaccaaattaaatagtagtccatgtaaattaatattacgtgaacacttacttaagaaagggttgaacttCCGGACAATTTAGCAATACATGATTTGAAGAtgatttgtactccatactacttaggcccctttttgttcgatctttagaacctcggcctggttgattgaatatggatatTGGTTGATATAATGGATCAATCTCAATCACGACATTGTGCTGATTGGGCCTATTTctagcacatggcacatgactgtcgaagtagtaagaacaaaaatgggcAGTTCCCTTTGTAAGATAGACTTCGCATatggatccttcaatcctattcctctgtTTAACAAATCATTTACACTTGCGGATAGTCCTGCACATTATCATATTAGAcgataaaattaaagaaaattacaAGAATAAATCAAGGTTTGATCATTACCTCTCGAATAGATACATCCACCTGCATTGAACTGGCCCTCCAAGTCGCGCCACGTGTACAAGGTGAATTGGAAGGTATTCCATCACCtcaaagaaaccacatgaaaTAATCCTTTCCAGCTTATTACTGATTACAGGAATGTTCcgattcatttgaaataggttttcttctcttaatgtggtagaacataagtctttgaagaataaacttatctctgtgatgggtttccacaTATTTTCAGGCAAACTACAAAATACAATAGGAATTAAGGTTTCCATGAAGACATGGCAGCCATGACTTTTCATATGAGTCAGCTTTCCTTCAACTATATCAACACGTTTTCCCAAGTTCGAAGCATAACCCTCGTTCATTTTTAGGTTTGCAACCCACTCACAAATCTGTCATCTttgttccaaagtgaatgtgtagctcgccttgggcttgaacaccttaccattgtttgcagactgcaaatgtaattcaggtcgcctgcaatattcttgtaagtccaatCTAGCcctcgggttatcttttgtcctATTCCtatcatccatcactgtgttaaacaaattgtcaaaatagttcttctcaatatgcatgacatcaagattgtGTAGGAGAAGATTATTCTTTCAAtatggcaactcccaaaatatgctcTGTTTTGTCCAGTTATGAGTAACGCCATATCCAGGAAATCTAGAAGGTGGGGTCTCGATAACTTTAGTGAAGTTctgaaccctctcccaaattttctcacCGGACAAAATTGAAGGTGGCAAATCATGTTCAACTGTATTCTTTTTTAATGTGTTCTTTATCCTTCTGAACTCATGATCAACTGGCAAGAACTGACGATGACAATTAAACCATGACTGCTTTCGGCCATGTcttaaagtgaacgctttaccatttttcatgcagtaaggacatgctAACTTTCCAGCAGTCATCCATGCAGAAAATATTCCATACGCAGAAAAATTATTAATGGTCCATATTAAGTTAGCACACAAGTTGAAATTTTCTTAGTTAATATGTCATATGTCTCAACTCCATCATACCACAActattttagctcatcaatcagaggttgtaaatatacatcaatcaaactctttGGATTGCGGGGACCGGGAATAACACAATTTTAAAAacatatatggactagtcatacacatttcAGGCGGAAGAGTATACGGCGTAATAAAGaccggccaacatgaatatggtattGCAGAAACAGAAAATGGCGTAAAACTATAAGCACACAAACCCAACCTAACATTCCTCGGTTCACTAGCATAATCCAGATACAtcctatcaaaatgcttccaagcttccccatttgaaggatgacacataacaccaggaggccttctattttcataataccatctcatatgaggagcggaaCTCATCGATGTGTACAATCTCTTTAATCTAtgaataagaggtaaataatgtaTCGACTTCACAGCAATATTTTTTTCGCTGGAAGCCCTCTTAAAACGatgtttttcaaaaaatttacaactttctaaatctgcatcacccttataatacaacatgcaaccatcttcacaacaatcgattctcatagacgagagttctaacttagaaaccaatcttttaACCTTATAAAAATCTTCTGGTATGTTGAAAGTTGAGTCAattagttcactcataaggccaatgaaagaatccattcccgcttgagaaatataggtatctgatttgatacttagtaatctagcCGCAAAAGACTACTGAGAGTGCATACTCCCTTCCCTTAGTGGACGACTAGCgacctctaactgttcataaaaatattttgcgacttcgttaggaggttgttcaacactttcatgggtttcaaaataGAAGTGCATCCAAAAAGCATCTGCAACCATTGCATGGTATCTAGGATGGTGAAcgctattctccaccgacctactactttcaccaacaactacattatgaaatacaccatcagTACTATCAACCTTcatgactagtccacacaaaataattatccataaaccccTTTCTATAAAGATGAGTCGTAATATCCTCTAAACACAAAAAATACAAACACTTGCACTTCGTACTAGGACACCTAATCATCCCTCCAATCCGGAACagttcaagtgacattgcatgcctaataaattccttaaccccttctataaattcctccctCAAAAATTGACAATTTAGATAATTTCTATTATACATTTAACTACGATATTTCATCTACACAAAGAACAAataaattacatgttatattaatcataattcaaattaatttatagaattaagttaaataataaactttagttacaaagTACCATATTTACTTACTAGAATATTAAATAAGTTAAGccattcaattagactaactcattcaattataGTTTGCTAGCACACTCAGTTAATCTAGCATAATTAGTTAAGCTTAATTTTCGAAAAGCAATAAACACTAATAGAACAATATTATCCCCTAAATTAATAAAATCTAAATTTTTAAAAGCAATAAATACtaatataataataaattaaaccCTAAAATAACAAATTATTTCTAAAAGCAATAAACAAAATTAAGAGCATCCAACTTCATAAATTAAGAGCACTAAACCCTAGTTTATATAATTTATACACCACAAATTAACTAGTTTAAGTAATTTATACACCTCTATTAGCGCATAATCAATTTTAGTTACAATGTAGTTCACTGTAATTACAATATAGTTCAAAAACTGCCAAACTTCGTCACATAAATCCAAAATAGACAAAAACCCTAAAACAATTGTATAAAATTATATTAGGCAtgcaataaattaaaaattaaaaggcTAATAAGGTAGAACACTAACCTTGAAAGAGAGTAGTAGTGGTGGCGGCGGGAGGGGAGTGACAGTGATGGAGGTGGCAGGCAGCGTGCGGCAGTGGCAGGCGAAGGAGGTGGGGTTGGGGGATTGGGGCTGGGGGAGGTGGGATTTCGATTTTCGGGGTGGGGGACTTGATTTTGGGTGGGATTTGGGTAAAAGGGTGTGAGAAAGACAGATggaagagagaaagaagagagaGAGGAAAAAGATAAAAATGGAGAAGAAAACTCGTCTATTAGATCTAATTAGGATATTAccaccgacttcggtcggtaataataaaaaaatttttGGCCGTTTGACCtcaaaatttccgaccgaattcgatcGGAAACTTTAATtaaaaattttt from Nicotiana tomentosiformis chromosome 11, ASM39032v3, whole genome shotgun sequence encodes:
- the LOC138901466 gene encoding uncharacterized protein, which produces MHIEKNYFDNLFNTVMDDRNRTKDNPRARLDLQEYCRRPELHLQSANNGLSASVNDLLNRGIGLKDPYAKSILQRELPIFVLTTSTVMCHVGHKKIILFRCKWFDSTPRGGTNVHSQYNIIEVNKKREYDRYDPFIIAEKVRQVYYTPYPLRRDKADWLVVIKTKPVGRVEVENVLDVSYQNDNSSVNQMVDDQLENDLEHPQRILEEVVIEGITIIENEDEESPNENEISEDEEYSDEEDFEDD